The DNA segment CGGCTCGGCCGTGTCGCCGCCATACATCGTCACCGCATCCGGACTGCCGTCTTCGTGGCGGTGATCGTGCTTCAGCCTCACGCCGGTACCGGTGCGCGTCAGCACCCAGGTACGCGAGCGATCGTCGCCGACATGGAAGGGAATGCGGATCTCGCGCGTCGGGTCGTCGCAACCACGCACGTGCATGACCAGCGTCTTGCCCTCGAAAGGATCCGGAGTGGTCGACGCAGGTTGGTTGGCCGTGATGCGGCCGGCGTAGGCCTTGCCGCACAAAGGCCGCAGGTTGGCGAGAAACTGGGCGTGGGGCTCTGCAATGTAGTGGAGCGGTGGTGGCGGCCTGCCGAAGTCCTCCGAGGCGCCGTACTCAGGCGCTTCAGCCTGGCAGCCAGTAGCGCAGAGCGCAGCCAGTACGAGAAACCCGGCGTTCGTCATTGCATCCCCTCATGGCACGAAGGGATGCACCTTACACCGCCGTCGTCAGGACGAGGATGCCGAGGTCGATCCTGCCGGTTTGGATTCGGTCTTCGCAGGTGCACTCTCGGTCTTCGCCGGCGCCGACTCAGCGGGCTTGGACTCGCTGGACGGCTTCGCGCCTTCGCCGCCATCGGCGAGGTTGCGCTTCTTGTCACCGTCCTTCTTGAAGTCGGTCTCGTACCAGCCGCTGCCCGCCAGACGGAACGACGGCGCTGTCAGCTGCCGTTTCACCGACGGTGCGCCGCAGGAAGGACAGGTATCGGGATCGGGATCGGACAGCTTCTGCAGGCGGTCGAAACTATGGCCGCACTCGGTGCATTCGAAGGCGTAGATGGGCATGGCGGTTAAAAGGCGTCGTGACGAGAGGTGGTGTGGGGGTGAGGGCGGACCGGATCAAGCGTCGTCGTACAGCGCGGACCAGGCTTCCTCGGCCTTGGCCAGCTGCTGCTGCAACGCTTCGCGATCACGGCCCAGGCGTGCGGCGAGCTCCGCGTCCGCATAGCTCTTCGGATCCGCGAGTTGGGCGTCCACCTCGGCCAGCTTGGCTTCCAGCTCGGCGACCTTCGCTTCGGCGGCGGCCAGTTTCACCGGATTGACCTTGCGTGCGGGCGCAGGGGCCGGCTTGGGCGCAGGCGCGGGTTCGCTGCGCAGCGGCTTGCTGCCCTGCGCCGAGGCGCGCGTGCGCAACCAGGCGGCGTATTCGTCCAGGTCGCCATCGAAGGGCTCGACCACGCCATC comes from the Pseudoxanthomonas sp. YR558 genome and includes:
- a CDS encoding zinc ribbon domain-containing protein, which produces MPIYAFECTECGHSFDRLQKLSDPDPDTCPSCGAPSVKRQLTAPSFRLAGSGWYETDFKKDGDKKRNLADGGEGAKPSSESKPAESAPAKTESAPAKTESKPAGSTSASSS